The genome window AGCTTGTCCAGCGACCGGTGCAGATACCAGTAATCGCCCGGTGAGCCAATCGTCAATCCGGCCAGCGGCAAGAAGATCGCCGACCCGATCCGGTGCAGCGAGCGAGCGAACACGTTGCGCGGCCGTCCCAGACCGATCACCACCATCGCTCCCCCTGGTCGGAGGACGCGCCGGACCTCGGCCAGAGTTGCCGGAATCGAGGCCAAATTGCGGAATACGTAGGCCGAGAACACGCCGTCAAACGACCCGTCTGCGAAAGGCAGTTGCTCGCCGTACCCGACCACCCGTGCCCGAATCGGGCTGAGGGCCAGCATCTCAGGGACCGGATCAAGCGCCACGACCTCACGACCCTCAAACACCGGAAGCGCGGCCCCCGTCCCGCTTCCCAGATCGAGTACTCGACCTTCCGGGAGGTATGCGGCGCCGCGTCTTCGCCACTCCTGCTCCTGCCCGAACGACAAGACACTATTGAGGAGGTCATATCGTCTGGCTATACGCGAGAATATCTCCCGCGGACGTGCCGAACTCATCGTTCGATCGACTCAAACCCAACGTAGGGTTGCAGCGCGGCCGGAATCCCAATCGAACCATCGGCGCGCTGATGGTTCTCCAGTATCGCCAGCACCGTCCGCGAACTCGTCACCACCGTCCCGTTGAGCGTATGCACGAGACGATTGCCCTGCTCGGACTTGAACCGCGTCTTGAGGCGACGAGCCTGATAGTCGGTCGTGTTGGAGCATGAAGTGATCTCTCGATAGGCGCCCTGAGACGGCAACCACACTTCGATGTCGTATTTCTTGGCAGCCGAATCTCCGAGGTCTCCCACCGCAACGTTGACCATCCGATAGGGCAACTCCAATTCCTGGAGGACCCGTTCCTCGATCGAAACCAGATACTCGTGCTCTTCCCACGACCGATCGGGATGACAGAACGAGAACATCTCGACCTTGTCGAACTGGTGCATTCGGAAAATGCCTCGAGTGTCTTTGCCGTAGGTCCCTGCCTCGCGTCGGAAGCAGGTGGAAACACCGGCATACCGGACGGGGAGGTCGGCTCCGTCCAGGATCTCGTCCAGGTGCAGCGCAGCGAGGGATACTTCAGATGTGCCCACCAAGAACAGGTCATCGCGTTCCACGGCATAGACCTGGTCGCGGTCGGCCGGGAAGAATCCGGTTCCGAACAGGGCCTCCTCGCGAACCAGGACCGGTGGAGCGACCGGCGTGAAGCCTTCGGAGGTGAGGCGGTCCATCGCAAAACGGACCAAGCCCAGCTCCAACAAGACGGCCTTTCCTTTGAGATAGGCAAAACGGCTTCCGGACACTTTGACGCCGCGTTCAATGTCGATGATGTCGAGTGCCTCTCCCAGATCCTGGTGATCCTTTACCTCGAACTCGAAATCCGGGATCACCCCCCAGCGCTTGATCTCGACGGCGTCGGCCTCGGTCATCCCGTCGGGCGCGGAGTCGTGGGCGATATTCGGTATCTGCACCCACAACGCATCGAACTCTGCGTCGAGGCCGTCGGCTTCGACGGTCAGTCGCTTGTAGGACTCCGAAAGCGATGCCGCATGTGTGATCGCCGCCTGCTTCTCCTCGCCCTGGAGGGCGGCAATGGCCGTGCCGGCCTGCTTCTGCTCAGACCGGATTTCTTCCGCAGCATGGCGCACGTCGCGCCGACGGCGATCGAGTTCGGACAACTCGTCGACGCTGAGTTCTACTCCCCGCCGGCCCAGGGCCAAGCGGAGCAAGTTGGGGTTCTCTCGGAGGAAGGTGACATCGATCATGGCGAGATGATGGTACCGCGGGCAACGAGAGCCGTGTTCGGTGTTCTATGAGGGGGCTTGCACGAAGAACGACAACGACGCTGTGTTGTTGTCGCCGTCGACGTCGCCGGTGACGGCCATGACGATCGCCAACACCTCGTGGGTAATGCCCTCCACGACCGGGACATCCAGAAACTCGACGGTTCGTGAAGCGCCCGGCTCGAGCGAGGTGATGATGGTTTGCTCGCTGAAAACGACCGTGCCGTCCGCAACCGTGATCACCCGCAGTGCCACCGTCAAGTCGCTCTCCGGGAGGTTGCCTGCGTTCGAGACGACCGCGGTGGCATTCACCGTCTCTGTGAACGCCAGAACACCCACGCCGTCGTGTTGTCCCCCGGTGAAATCCGGATCGAGCCCGATTTGGCCGACTCGCACGTCGTGGAAGGCCGCCACCTGGTTCGATCCACGAACGGCCGCCGCCAGCAACTCACCGGTCACCGGCAATCCGCCGGCCGGAGCGTACGCAACCAGGGGCAGAACCCCGATATCCGTCTCGAGTTCAGTCCTGAGTTCCCCAAGCGAGAGCAAGAACCGCTCATAGAGGCGATCACCCACCTGTACGTCGATGAGGGCATCGTCGATGGCAATGATCGGAATCGGGCTGGTCGGCTCATCGGCCGCCACCAGCAAACTGTTCTCGAGTGCCACCGACCCGCCCAGCCAGGCCCTCAGAGACTCCTCGAAGAGGGCTGCCGATCCGGCGCCGCTGGCGGGGACTGACAGAGCATCCAGCTCATCCAGCGACTGTCTGATCGAGGTCTCGATTCTGCCGAACAGGGCGCTGATCCTGTCTCGATCGGCGCTCGCCAGCTCGAAATTCAGAAAGTCACGGAACTGGGCGGCCAGCGCTTCGTGCTCGAGGGAGGTCACCTTGGTGAGGTCCACGAACTCCCGGAGATCGGCGCGATCGCTCCGGAGATTCGAAAACCCGAACGAAAAAGCGAGTAGAAGCGTGACGGCGATCAGGGCATACAGCCCGCCGCGACGCTTCCGGCGCCGCGATGGTTCCGGAAACACTAGGTCGGCCTCACTGGATGGTTCCTGATCCATCCTGACGGTTGACGGAACATCCGGGGATGTCCCGATGGATTTCGGTTTCGCACAAACGCAGGTGCCGACACATCGACACCGTGGGCGAGGGGGGACTTGAACCCCCACGAGCTATTGCTCACAGGCACCTGAAGCCTGCGCGTCTGCCATTTCCGCCACTCGCCCGTGGACGGGGCGAGATGGTACCACGAGCCCCTGAAGAATATTCGTCCGTACCTCTCGATAAACTCCGCCGGGTGGACATGGTACGCAACCTCGAACGACGCCTCGAACGGCTGGTCGAAGACCTGGCCGGAAAGGTATTCCGCGGGCCTCTTCATCCTGTCGAACTGGCGGCCCGGTTAGTCCGGGAGGGTGACCTGGCGTTGCGCTCCAGCGCTGCCGGTCCGGTGGCACCAAATGTCTACGTCATTCACATTCATCCATCGGACATTGGTGATGGGCTCGTCCCCGCCGGATTATCCGGGGAACTCGCCGGCTATCTCGAAGCCACCGCTGCAGAGCGAGGATGGCGCCTCGAGGGACCGGTCATCGTGCACTTCGAGATAGATGAGGCAAGCCCGGTTGGTGCCGTCCGGTGCCGCACAGATTTCACAACCGGACCGGTTCCGGTGTGGGGATACCTGGCCGGATCCTCTCAGGAGTTCGCCTTGCGCTCCAATCGATTGACCATCGGTCGTGGACTCGAAAACGACATCGTGATCGACAACCCAAAAGTGAGTAGGACTCACGCCCATCTCTGGCGTGAATCGGGGTCGGCCTGGGTCGCCGACGCTGGATCTGCCAACGGAACCGCCGTCGACGGATTAGTTATCGATGCACCGACCTCGATCGGGCAAGGGTCGGTCATCACCTTCGGTTCGGTTGCTTTCACATTCCGAGGGGCGTGAACGCCACATGCCGGCCCTCATCCTCACCCTCCTCAAGCTGATCTTCATTGCGCTTCTCTTTTTGTTCGTGTGGCAGATCTCGCGCGCGATAACCGGGCACCTCGCCATCGGTACCACGCGTACCTCCACGAGGCGCTCCAGGGAGCTCGTGTTGATCCGGGGCGACGACGGAGCTGGCGAAACGTTCAAGGTCGACGACGTGGCGGTGTTGGGTCGAAGCCCGCAGGCGGATATCGTTGTCGATGATCCGTACGCATCTGAGTTCCACATGCGCTTCGTGAGTGGAGAGGAAGGCATAGTCCTTCATGATCTCGGAAGTACAAACGGAACGTATGTCAACGGACGCAGGGTTTCATCGCCCCAACTCCTCGTCAAAGGGGACGCCGTGCAAGTTGGAAAAACCGTGATGGAGGTGCGATGAAGTTCATCTGGGCTATCGCAACCCATCGTGGCCTCGTACGAGACTCGAACCAGGATTCCGTCCACCCAACCACGGGCGGGACCGGTTCCGGACCCCTGCTGGTCGCCGTCGCCGACGGGATGGGAGGACATGCCGGTGGCGAGGTCGCCAGCCGGATCGCCATCGAGACAATCATCGCCAACACCGAACTCACCATCGCCGAACGGATCATCGACGCCAACGAGAAGATCGCCTCCGAGAGCCGGGCCGATCCGTCGCTCACCGGCATGGGAACGACGGTTTCAGTTGCCAAGATCGAGGAAGACGGGAGTGCGACCATCGGGCATGTCGGGGACAGCCGCGTGTACCTCCTGCGGGCGGGCGCCCTCCGGCAGCTCACCCGGGACCACACCCTCGTTGCCCAATGGGTCGCCGACGGTCGGCTCACCCCGGAAGAGGCTGCCGTCCACCCGCAGCGCAGCATGCTGATGCGAGCTGTTGGCCACGGACGTCCGCTCGACGTGGACGTCATCGAGGAACCTTTGCTGAGCGGAGATCGTTTGATGATCTGTTCCGATGGATTGTCTGGAATGATCAACGACGAACTCATCACCGAATTGCTGTCGAGGGGCACCGCTGAGGAATCGGTGTGGGCGCTCGTGGAGGCCGCCAACCGGGCCGGCGGACACGACAACATCACCGTGGCCGCCATCGACGTCCAGTTGTGAACAGGTCGGCTGAGGCGGCGTTCCTGATCGGAGCGTCTGCTCTGGCCGCGTTCGGGATCGCCATGGCGAACCTCGCCGGAGGAGGCGGGATCGACGCACAGGTAGCGCTCACGTTCCTCGTCTTCTTGATTGCCTTTGGCGGACTCCACCTCTCCCTGCGGCAATGGGCACCGCGTGCAACGGCCTACCTCCTCCCGCTCGTGGCCATTATCACCGCGGTCGGCTTCACGATGGTCTACCGGCTGGACCCAGAAAGGGCGGGGCTCCAACGGTGGTGGCTCCTGATCGCCGCCGGACTCGCCGTCGGGTTCCTGTTCGCAGTCAGATCAACCGGGCTCGAGCCGCTTCGTCGCTATCGCTACCTGCTGCTCCTGGGAGCTCTGGTGCTTCTGATCCTCCCGCTGCTTCCCGCCGATTGGCCGGTACCGTTACGCGGCAAGACCGTCAACGGGTCACGCCTCTGGGTCGAGTTCGCCGGCGGTCCGATCGGTATTCAGTTCCAACCGGGCGAGTTCGCCAAGCTGTTGTTGGTCATATTCCTGGCCTCATACCTGGCCGAACGAAATACGGTGCTGGCGTCGGGGACGCGAACAATCGGGCGCCTGCGACTCATCGAGCCGCGCCAGTTGGTACCGGTACTGGTGGCATGGACCGCCAGCTTTGGTGTGCTGGTGTACCAGCGCGACCTTGGAGCCTCGCTCCTCCTCTTCGCCGTCTTCCTGACTCTCTTGTTCATGGCGACCGGCCGGGCGGCCTATCCGGCCATCGGTTCGGTGATGTTTGTGGTCGGCGCCCTCTTTGCCCGGGGAGCCTTCGCCCATGTCGACAGACGACTGGTCGCCTGGCTGGATCCATTCAGCGACTTCGAAGGAGCGGGCTACCAGATCGCCCAGGGCCTCTTCGCGATGGGTTCCGGGAGCCTGTCGGGATCCGGCATCGGGCTGGGACGCCCCGACCTGATCCCGTTCGCGCAGACGGACTTCGTTTTCGCCGCCGTCGGCGAGGAGTTGGGCCTGGCCGGCTCGGTGGTCGTGCTGTGCGCCTATGCCCTACTCACCGCCGTCGGCTTCGGCATTGCCCTCCGTTCTCGCGACCTGTTCCGAAAGCTCCTGGCAGCCGGGTTGACCTTCGCGCTCGGCCTCCAGACCTTCCTGATCATCGGTGGTGTCGTGCGGATCCTTCCGCTCACCGGCATCACTCTGCCGTTCATGTCCTACGGCGGATCGTCCCTCGTCTCCAACCTGGTGCTCATCGCCCTGCTCGCTCGCCTGTCACACGAGGAACCGGCATGAACGGTCCGATACGCAAAGTGGCCATTGCCGTTCTCGTTGCGTTTGCCGTGCTCCTGGCCGACGTCACCTACATTCAGGCGATCGCCGGCCCCGGGTACCGCGACGATGCGCGTAACCCGCGCGTCCAGATCGGGATCTCCGGCAGGGAGCGCGGGCTCATCGTCGATGCCGATGGTGTCCGATTGGCCAGGTCGGAATCACAGGCGGTCGACCCGCGAACGTTCGTACGGGTGTATCCGGAAGGCAGCCTGTTTGCGCACAGCGTCGGATTCACGTCAACGCTTTTCGGTGACTGGGGCCTCGAGTCGAACTACGCAACCGAACTCCGCTCAAAACGTGACTTGACCATCTCGGACTTGATCGACGCGCTACTCGGACGGGACCTGCAAGCGCGGAACCTCGAACTCACTCTCGTCGCCGAACTCCAACGCCTGGCCACCGAAGCACTCGGTAACCAGCGCGGGGCGGTGGTCGCCATCGAACCGTCAACCGGCGCGATCCTGGCATTCGTCTCGTCGCCGACTTTCGACCCCAACACGATCCTGGACAGCACGGGAGCCGCCAACTGGGAGGCGCTGTCCAACGATCCGGCCGAGCCGCTGAGAGACAGAGCCAGCCGTCAGAGCTACCCGCCCGGCTCCACGTTCAAGGTCATCACCGCGGCGGCCGCCATCGAGGCCGGGGTTGCCGGGCCGGACAGTTTGTTCGCCAACCCGGTGGAACTCCCGTTGCCAGGATCGACGGCGGTGATCCGCAACTTCGCCGGATCTCTGTGCGGTGACGGCGCGGAGGTGACCCTCAGGGAGGCATTCCGTCGCTCCTGTAACACCGTGTTCGGCCAGCTGGCCATGGATCTGGGAGCCGCCAGAGTCGAAGAACAGGCGAACCTATTCGGTTTCAACAGAGACATTCCCTTCGAGTGGGAAGCCCTTGCAGGTGTCTTTCCCGATGCCGCCAGCTTTGGGGGAGACCTCGCCGCCCTGGCGCAAAGCGGGTTGGGTCAGCGTGACGTACAGGCGACGCCGCTCCTCATGGCCCTGGTGGCGGCCGCCATTGCCAACGGGGGCAACGAGATGGAGCCCTATATGGTCGCCCGAATCTACGACGCGGCGGGGGCTGTCGTCGACGAGCGGGTGCCGTCGGTATGGGCGACGCCTATCTCCCCCGCCACTGCGGACGTCATGGCAAGCATGATGGAACAAGTCGTCGCAAGTGGTACCGGCACCCGGGCGGCAGTTTCAGGGGTGCGTGTTGCCGGCAAGACCGGAACGGCCGAAACTCAGAATGGCCCACCCCACGCCTGGTTCATCGGGTTTGCCCCGGTCGAAAATCCAACGATTGCACTGGCAGTCTTAGTGGAGGAGGGCGGGGCCGCCGGCGAGAATGCGACCGGAGGATCGGTCGCCGCGCCGGTCGCCCAGCAAATCTTCGAGTACTGGCTGCTGAATCGAGGATCATGACCCCTACAATCACCACGAATGCAGATTGAACGCACGCTCGCCGACCGGTACGAGCTCGTCTCCCACATCGCCCGCGGGGGGATGGCCGACGTCTATGAGGCGCGTGACACGCTTCTCGGACGCCGCGTCGCGGTCAAGGTACTCCACTCACAATTCAGTTCTGACGAGGCCTTCGTCAAACGGTTCCGGAGGGAAGCGCAAGCGGCCGCCAACCTGAGCCACCCGAACATCGTCTCGATCTACGACTGGGGTGAGGACGGGTCCACATACTTCATCGTGATGGAGTTGATCGAGGGGCGCACACTGCGCGACGTTCTCAAGAGCGAGCGACAGTTGCTCCCCCGCCGTGCCTGCGAGATCGGCGCGGAGGTTGCCGCCGCCCTCGCCGTCGCTCACCGGGCTGGACTCATTCACCGCGACATCAAACCGGGCAACATCCTGCTGGCTCCCGACGGCACGGTCCGCGTCACCGATTTTGGCATCGCCCGAGCGTGGGACGACTCGCAAGAACTAACCAGGACCGGAGCGGTGATCGGCACCGCAACGTACTTCAGCCCTGAACAAGCCCAAGGCCTGACGGCCGATGAACGCTCCGACATCTACTCGCTCGGAGTCGTGATGTATGAGATGGCCACCGGCGCGCCTCCCTTCACGGGAGACAGCCCGGTGGCGGTCGCCTATCAGCACGTTTCGACGCCAGTGACACAGCCATCGACACTCAACCCCGACATCCCCCCTGCTCTGGAGTCGATCATCGGTCGTGCCCTAGACAAGGACCCGGTCGGGCGCTACCAAACCTCAGACGACATCCGCGCAGACCTGTTGCGTTTTCTGAGAGGAGAAGCTCCAGCCACCGTGCCCGCCGCCGACGCACCGACTCAGATGATGACGGCCATGACTCCGCCGACGGTTCCGCCCGACGAGACCTACCGGCGCCTGGCCGATGAGCGACCACCCAGCCAGGTCCCGTTCATTCTCACCGCGTTTGCTCTGCTGGTGGCGCTTGGAGTCGGTCTGTTCCTGATCTTCCGGCTGATGAACACCACCGCCACCGACGCTGCCTCGATGGTGACGGTCCCCGCTGTCACGAACATGGAGCAAGAAGCTGCCCTGGCGTTGTTGCAGGATGCCGGGCTGAAGGTTCGGCCGGTCAATCAAGCCGATCCCGATGTGCTCGCCGGATTCGTCATCGGAACCGAACCCGGCGCCGGGGAGGAGATCGAGGTCGGAGGCTATGTCAACGTCCTGGTGTCAACGGGAGTCGGGGCGGCCAACGTACCTCCGGTGGTCGGAGAGACCCTCACCGAGGCGATGCGGCTCATCAATCTCAACGGTTTGACGGTAGGTGTCATCAACGAAGCACCCAACGACGTACAGCCGCCCGGCATCGTCATCGATCAGAGCCCGGCCGCCGGCCATAAACAGGAACCCGGAACGGCCATCGACCTGTGGGTGTCGACAGGCCCCGATTCGGTGTTGCTCGAAGACCTCACAGGCCGTGCAGAGATCGACGCGGCCTTCGTCCTCGAAAGCGCCCAACTGGTTGTCGCCCGGGACGAAGAGTTCGACGATGCCGTCGACAAGGGTCGGGTCGCCAGGACCACACCGGAGGCCGGAACGCTCGTAGCTGCCGGCTCGACCGTCACGCTGTGGATTTCACTCGGGCCGGAGCCGGTGCAAGTACCGAATGTGGTCGGGATGACGGCTGAGGCTGCCCGGGCCGCCCTCGAGGCTGTGAACCTCGTATACCGCGAGGCGGCCACCACCGTTGAGGTGGAGGCGGCCTTCGACGGGCTTGTTGCTCAGCAGTCGATCGGAGCAGGCACCGAAGTCGACCCGGGCAGGACCGTTACCGTGACGCTCGGAAAGGCGCCCCCTCCGACCACGACCACCACGACCGTTCCCGATACAACGACCACCGTCCCGCCGGCACCGACTCCGTAGCCCTTGATCGGCGGATCTATCGATGGATCAGGTCGCCGGCCGGCTGCTGAGGTCGGGATTGCGGTTCGTGACTGGCTTTGACGGCGTTGGTCAAGGCGCCTCTAGGAAGTTCTGAAGCAGTTTCTTGCCCTCGGTGGTCAGCACGCTTTCGGGGTGGAACTGCACCCCGCTCATCGGGAGCAGGCGGTGGCGAATGCCCTGGATCACATCGTCCTCGCTCCAGGCGCAGGCTTCCAGCTCATCCGGCAACTCGACTGCGGCCAGTGAGTGATAGCGGGTAGCGGTGAACGGCATCTGGAGGCCGGTGAACACGCCTTTCCCATCATGACGGATCTGCGACGTTTTGCCGTGTTTCGGCTCGGGAGCGAGATCAACCCGTCCTCCGAACGCGGCGACGATGGCCTGGTGGCCGAGGCACACTCCAAGGCTCGGCATCTCGGTGCCGAGTGTCTGCAGGAATTCGATCGACGCGCCGGCGTTCTCCGGGCGGCCGGGGCCGGGCGAGACCACGAGACGATCCGGCTTCAAGGCGCTGGCCTCCGCCGGACTCACTTCATCGTTGCGCACAACCACGGGCTCCGCGCCGAGTTCCCCCAGATACTGCACCAGGTTGTAGGTGAAGGAGTCATAGTTGTCGACGACGAGAATCCGCATCGATGCGAGCATACCGTTGAGTGGTCGCGCAGATGGAGCCGACTACGCTATACCGCCATGCCGGAATCAAAGCGACGGAAACCGAAATACGACGGGCCGACTCAGTCCAAGAAACCGAAGGAAGTCAACCGGGCGCCGTCTCCCACGTGGTACGTCGTGCTGATGTTCGCCATGATGGCGCTGGGGGTGGCGCTCGTGCTGCTCCGGTATTTCCTCAGTTGGGACAACATCGTGCTGATAGTCGGCCTTGGCTTCATCGCCGGTGGGTTCCTGATGACGACGAGTTATCGATAGCAGCGGGCGATGGAGGTCGGTCAGACCCGGAGCCCGGAACTACATCGGTGTTGTTATCACCAGAATTGTCCACAGCCTGTGGGTTACTGAGCAGGGACCTCGTCCATCTCCTCACGGCAGTGTTTCGGCGGCGCCGCTTCGCTGGTGGAAACCGCCGTCATCGTGACCTCCGTTCCGCACAGTGAGCACCGGTATTTGACATCGGTCGCCACGATATCGTCCGGGTCGACCTCCGGCGGTGCCTGAGCAAGCATACGTATCACCCACATCGCCACCATCCAGATGGTCACACCGATCACAACGGCAACGAAGTACTTCAGCACCGGCGGGCTCCAGGTTCTGTGTTGCAGGTTATGGCCGTCGGGGCGCGGCGATCGGGCTTCAGATCAACTCCAGGATTGTGGCGTTGGCCATGCCTCCACCCTCGCACATCACCTGCAAGCCGTATCGACTACCTATGCGCTCCATCTCATGCACAAGGGTCGTCATGAGCCGGGCTCCCGACGCACCCAACGGGTGTCCCAGCGCCACGGCACCGCCGTTGACGTTCGTGCGGTTCCATAGAGACTCGGAGTCACCGTGGCCGTGCTCGTGACGCCAGGCGGCAATAACCGTTGCGAAGGCCTCGTTGACCTCGAAGAGCCCGATCTCATCGATGGTCATGCCCGCTCTCTCGAGCACCTTGCTTGTGGCAGGGATCGGGGCGGACAACATGATGACCGGGTCGGCCGCCACCACCGCGAATGAAACGAATCTCGCCATCGGCTCCAGACCCAGGTCTTCGGCTGTGTCCTCACCCATGATGAGAAGGGCGGCTGCGCCGTCCGAGATCTGAGATGAGTTGCCCGCCGTGACCACCCCGTCCTCTTTGAAGGCCGGTTTGAGCGTTCCCAGTTTCTCGAGCGACGTATCCCACCGGATCCCCCCGTCCCGACTGACGGCCCCTTCGGATGTCTCGATCGGAACGATCTGCCGGGCGAAGCGACCTTCCTGAGTTGCTACAGCCGCCCGCTGGTGAGAGTCGAGTGAGATCTGATCGACTTCCTCGCGTTTGATCCCCCACCGGTCGGCGATCATCTCGGCAGACAGACCCTGCGGCACCAGACGGTGGTCGTACCGGTCGCTCATCCGCGGGCCGAATGGGACACCAGGACCTTGTGCGTTCGATCCCATCGGGACCCTGGTCATCGATTCGATACCTGCCGCTACCACGACGTCGTAGGCGCCGGCCATCACTCCTTGCGCAGCGAAGTGGACCGCCTGTTGTGACGACCCGCACTGCCGGTCGATAGTTACGCCCGGAACCTCTTCCGGATACCCGGCCGCCAGGGTGGCGTTTCGAGCGATGTTGATGCCTTGCTCGCCCGTTTGTGTGACGCAACCCATAATTACATCGTCGACACGTCCGGGATCGAGGTCACTCCGCGCAACGACGGCCTTCAGGGTCTCTGAGGCAAGGTCGACTGCATGCCAGTCCTTCAAGAACCCCCCGCGTTTCCCTACCGGGGTACGCACCGCATCGACGATCACCGCGTTCCTCATGAGACTCCTTCGCTCCGACGTGTTCCCCATCGTACGCCGGGGTACGAGGCGGGCGAAGCGCAGGACCCGTCTGGCATCATTGCCGGTGCGACGTATCATGGTGGTGCCATTGGGGATGTAGCTCAGTTGGCAGAGCACCTGCTTTGCAAGCAGGGGGTCGTCGGTTCAAGTCCGATCATCTCCACGACGAGGGCGGATAGCCCGGGTGTGCCGTATATGGCAGCTGGTAACATCCAATCCCTCATGGGCCCATAGCTCAGCCTGGTTAGAGCGCATCCCTGATAAGGATGAGGCCCCTGGTTCAAGTCCAGGTGGGCCCACCAACAAACCCCCTCGTCAGAGGGGGTTTCTCTTCATTCGGACGACAGGGCAATGACCGGGGCATCCTCTCGCGTGCACATCGCGTGCACATCAGCGGCAGCAAAGGTCGCTTCGAGACGGTCCGCAGCGGCCTCGTCGAGGCCCTCGAAGAGATGACCGTAGGTGTCGAGTGTGGTTTTGATCGAGGCGTGTCCGAGCCGCTCCTGGATGTCTTTCGGATGTTCGCCCTGGGCAATCAGGAGCGCAGCATGCGAATGCCGCAGATCGTGGAATGTGCACGGACGACCGACGGATTTCTCCACCGCAGGCAGCCAGATCCGCCTGCGGAAGTTGTTCCGGCGAATCGGCCCGCCGCTTGGGGCCGAGAAAACGAGGTCCGAGCCGTCGCCGTACATCGTCAGATGCGCAGCCAGAACGTCGACGAGGAAGGGTGGCACGCGGACGGTGCGGCGCGAGGCCTCCGATTTCGGTTCCTCGAAGTAGAACTGGCCTCTGCTTCCACGAGAGAG of Acidimicrobiia bacterium contains these proteins:
- a CDS encoding class I SAM-dependent methyltransferase; translated protein: MSSARPREIFSRIARRYDLLNSVLSFGQEQEWRRRGAAYLPEGRVLDLGSGTGAALPVFEGREVVALDPVPEMLALSPIRARVVGYGEQLPFADGSFDGVFSAYVFRNLASIPATLAEVRRVLRPGGAMVVIGLGRPRNVFARSLHRIGSAIFLPLAGLTIGSPGDYWYLHRSLDKLPPPEEMFARGPLHLQRVWRMGPLGFVYGAVLRKPTEGLDSLFDSDSPALWTRSRRIRKVRGRRNRTRD
- the serS gene encoding serine--tRNA ligase, which encodes MIDVTFLRENPNLLRLALGRRGVELSVDELSELDRRRRDVRHAAEEIRSEQKQAGTAIAALQGEEKQAAITHAASLSESYKRLTVEADGLDAEFDALWVQIPNIAHDSAPDGMTEADAVEIKRWGVIPDFEFEVKDHQDLGEALDIIDIERGVKVSGSRFAYLKGKAVLLELGLVRFAMDRLTSEGFTPVAPPVLVREEALFGTGFFPADRDQVYAVERDDLFLVGTSEVSLAALHLDEILDGADLPVRYAGVSTCFRREAGTYGKDTRGIFRMHQFDKVEMFSFCHPDRSWEEHEYLVSIEERVLQELELPYRMVNVAVGDLGDSAAKKYDIEVWLPSQGAYREITSCSNTTDYQARRLKTRFKSEQGNRLVHTLNGTVVTSSRTVLAILENHQRADGSIGIPAALQPYVGFESIER
- a CDS encoding DUF3662 and FHA domain-containing protein, whose amino-acid sequence is MVRNLERRLERLVEDLAGKVFRGPLHPVELAARLVREGDLALRSSAAGPVAPNVYVIHIHPSDIGDGLVPAGLSGELAGYLEATAAERGWRLEGPVIVHFEIDEASPVGAVRCRTDFTTGPVPVWGYLAGSSQEFALRSNRLTIGRGLENDIVIDNPKVSRTHAHLWRESGSAWVADAGSANGTAVDGLVIDAPTSIGQGSVITFGSVAFTFRGA
- a CDS encoding FHA domain-containing protein produces the protein MPALILTLLKLIFIALLFLFVWQISRAITGHLAIGTTRTSTRRSRELVLIRGDDGAGETFKVDDVAVLGRSPQADIVVDDPYASEFHMRFVSGEEGIVLHDLGSTNGTYVNGRRVSSPQLLVKGDAVQVGKTVMEVR
- a CDS encoding protein phosphatase 2C domain-containing protein, yielding MKFIWAIATHRGLVRDSNQDSVHPTTGGTGSGPLLVAVADGMGGHAGGEVASRIAIETIIANTELTIAERIIDANEKIASESRADPSLTGMGTTVSVAKIEEDGSATIGHVGDSRVYLLRAGALRQLTRDHTLVAQWVADGRLTPEEAAVHPQRSMLMRAVGHGRPLDVDVIEEPLLSGDRLMICSDGLSGMINDELITELLSRGTAEESVWALVEAANRAGGHDNITVAAIDVQL
- a CDS encoding FtsW/RodA/SpoVE family cell cycle protein yields the protein MNRSAEAAFLIGASALAAFGIAMANLAGGGGIDAQVALTFLVFLIAFGGLHLSLRQWAPRATAYLLPLVAIITAVGFTMVYRLDPERAGLQRWWLLIAAGLAVGFLFAVRSTGLEPLRRYRYLLLLGALVLLILPLLPADWPVPLRGKTVNGSRLWVEFAGGPIGIQFQPGEFAKLLLVIFLASYLAERNTVLASGTRTIGRLRLIEPRQLVPVLVAWTASFGVLVYQRDLGASLLLFAVFLTLLFMATGRAAYPAIGSVMFVVGALFARGAFAHVDRRLVAWLDPFSDFEGAGYQIAQGLFAMGSGSLSGSGIGLGRPDLIPFAQTDFVFAAVGEELGLAGSVVVLCAYALLTAVGFGIALRSRDLFRKLLAAGLTFALGLQTFLIIGGVVRILPLTGITLPFMSYGGSSLVSNLVLIALLARLSHEEPA
- a CDS encoding penicillin-binding transpeptidase domain-containing protein, which codes for MNGPIRKVAIAVLVAFAVLLADVTYIQAIAGPGYRDDARNPRVQIGISGRERGLIVDADGVRLARSESQAVDPRTFVRVYPEGSLFAHSVGFTSTLFGDWGLESNYATELRSKRDLTISDLIDALLGRDLQARNLELTLVAELQRLATEALGNQRGAVVAIEPSTGAILAFVSSPTFDPNTILDSTGAANWEALSNDPAEPLRDRASRQSYPPGSTFKVITAAAAIEAGVAGPDSLFANPVELPLPGSTAVIRNFAGSLCGDGAEVTLREAFRRSCNTVFGQLAMDLGAARVEEQANLFGFNRDIPFEWEALAGVFPDAASFGGDLAALAQSGLGQRDVQATPLLMALVAAAIANGGNEMEPYMVARIYDAAGAVVDERVPSVWATPISPATADVMASMMEQVVASGTGTRAAVSGVRVAGKTGTAETQNGPPHAWFIGFAPVENPTIALAVLVEEGGAAGENATGGSVAAPVAQQIFEYWLLNRGS